A stretch of DNA from Lysinibacillus sp. B2A1:
CATCAATTACCTGCCCTTCATAAACTAATGGCTTTGTATTTTTAACGACTCCATTAACACCCGTTTTAAGTGGTGTTGTATAAATCTCTTCTGTTGGCATATTACAAATAAATGGTGTTCCATTGTCATTTGTTTCTAAGCCATTCAACCAATAATGATTTTTTGGTAATTCGATTTTTAAGTCTGTGCCTTCACAGATAAAATGTAAATATTGAAAATGCTTATTGTTTAATAATGCTGCCCTTTTATTTAATTCTTCTATATGCTGCTCCCATGCTGCTATTGGATTTTCATTATCCAATTTCATTATCTTAAAAAACTCCTCCCATAGCTGTTCTAGTCCATCCTTTGGCACCATATGAGGAAAGATAGACTCTGCCCATTTCTCCGTAGGATAAGCAACAACAGTCCAGCTCACTTGCATGCTGATCAATTTTTCAGTAAAGGATCGGAAGGCAATTGCCGAAGCATATTCAGCTTTTTCTACTTTAATGGGATCGATTCCCTCCATATTTTGCAGATGAGGTGAAATAATATAAAGAAAGGCAGCACCATCACTTGCCAGCTCTTCGTAACCTTTTACAAGCCAATCGGGTGTATATCCCAACCCCTGTTCTGACATTAATTCGCATTCAATGCGAGCCAGCTCTTCGTCAATCCATTTTACATAAACAAAATGCGCGCCATTGAGATAAGCATATCGACAAATTCTTCTGACAAAATCAGCAGCAGTAATAGATGCAGAAATTACTAATGTCTGCCCCTGTTGAATATTTATTCCTACTTTTATAATTAACTCCGCATACTGCTCTACCTTATGTTCAAACGTTTTCATTTTATATTAACTCCCTATTATTTATTGAACGCGCCAATGTATTTTTTTACTAATCAATAGATAGGAAATACATGAAAAAATGATTAAAATAAATACTTCTTTAAATAAAGATACTGTCCACCCTACAGTAAGCATCTCATGGAGAATATTCGCGACATACGTTGTTGGCAGCACATAGGAA
This window harbors:
- a CDS encoding aminopeptidase — its product is MKTFEHKVEQYAELIIKVGINIQQGQTLVISASITAADFVRRICRYAYLNGAHFVYVKWIDEELARIECELMSEQGLGYTPDWLVKGYEELASDGAAFLYIISPHLQNMEGIDPIKVEKAEYASAIAFRSFTEKLISMQVSWTVVAYPTEKWAESIFPHMVPKDGLEQLWEEFFKIMKLDNENPIAAWEQHIEELNKRAALLNNKHFQYLHFICEGTDLKIELPKNHYWLNGLETNDNGTPFICNMPTEEIYTTPLKTGVNGVVKNTKPLVYEGQVIDDFTLTFKDGEIIDCSAEKGLDVLNGILHKDEGAKYIGEVALVPHDSVISASNLIFYHALLDENASCHLAIGQAYTSGLKEEDRVDHENSINSSIIHVDFMIGSQHLQVNGVHDDGSMEPILMHGKWVSKFTD